The Pectobacterium wasabiae CFBP 3304 DNA segment GTACCACTGCTCACTCTGGTGATGCAGGAAGACACATCAATAAATGAAGTCTCAGTCCTACAGTGTTTCAAACAGTGGCAAGGATGCCCGGACGTTCTTTACCCATACTTTCGACACTACACCATTAGCAACGAATTGAAGCCGGGTTAAATACCTCAAAAAGTGGATTAGCTCAGATTGAGCTTTCACTTTATGGCTCAGAGCGATAATCTAATCTGGCAGACAACGTTGTGCCAAGAACTGACATTGATGGAGCTATTACCGACTCTTGCAGAGCAGTAATGATTTAATAAATCAGCATTATTGATACCTCAAACAAATTCTATTAGAAAAAAATTCCTTACTACTTGCTTGTCTATTTTTAATGCTAAAGTTCTCATAAAATAATTCATTTCGATAGCTTCTTTGAATTCAACTTCACTAATTTTCCCATGTGCAATTTTATTCCTCAAATCCCTATATTTTGAATACACTTCCAATTCCATACTGGAAATTTCCACACCAAAGGCATACTCGGCCACATGTGGTATTTCAGATGCTTTCAAATCAGAATAATTTTTAAATAACTCAATTAATCCAAAGGTGGAAAGCATTTCCGAAGGAAATCTGAAGTCAGTATGCTCAAGCGCTGATATATGTTTTGTATACTTTAAAAGATGAGTTTGCTTTTTGTACTCTCTTAACTTATTGGAGTTTAGTATTAACTGCTGGTCTGAATGGATGTTCATGTGTTTTTTTTGTTTTTTTAACGCTGCGTCTCTAAACGCCTCCTTACCACCATGGAAATTCTCAATCTCAGAGATCAAATCTTTAAAATAGGATTCGAAATAACTAAATGTGTTTATGAATAATAGCTTACCTAGGTTTTTTTTATACTTACTACTAAACCCCTTTAACTGCTCAATATTTGGTTCACCTTTGAAGTAATCAGCATCTGGTAGTTTATCTACTGAACCATGCTCTAATGCTTTAATGTACCCCTTCAAAGCTGGGACAGCTTGACAGCATAGTACGGCAAAATCTAATGTTGATTGCGTTTGACCTTTTAAAACCTCAAATGCCTTGCTATTGCTAATCATAAGTGATAATTTTCACTCCGTGCTGGTGTAAGGTAACATACTCCGAGAACCTGCTTAATAATCATATTTTGATTATTGCGAAGGTAGAGATTCTGGTTCAAGTCCAGAGCACGTCAGTTAACAGCTAAAACATGCTGTTTTATGTGAAAATAGTTGTTAACTCAAATCAAAGACATGCCCAATTATATTCATTAGTATCATTTATCTACATTCAAGTCATTCCTAATTTTTTAACTATGAGAGGAACATCTCATATTAATAATCATTTGCCAATGTTTTTGAGCCCCTGGGCTACACGAAATGTGCGCTCGTCTCTCGTTACCAAATGTCAGGTTGAATCGTGTTCTACCAGAACAAGTATGAGTAAATGTATTTATAGGGCTAAGCGGGCTCTTTGCCGCCCGCACCCGCAGCCTGTGAATTTTCCTGACAGCCAGTGCCACTAAAATTCACAGGAGAATTATCCCCCCCTGAAAACAGCGTTACTCTTTCCTCTGCTCTATAAGCCTAAAGCCACATTCCTTTGTAGTTTTTGCCCCCTGTCCTAAGCTTTATCCATCAAATAACGATGCGCTTTTGATGCTGCACTTGCAGCTTTGAAAATATAGCGTTTGTCGTTTTTCAGCGCTTTCAGCCAAGAAGCAATATAGCTTTCATGCAGTACCTCTCCATCAATCCCCAGATCCGCCATCAGAAAGGCACTTCCCAGCTCCGCCACTAATTCCTCCTCCGCGTAATCTGCACTGCCAAACCTCCCTCTCATTTCACGGTTCAAGCGTTTTTTACCACCACTCCAGTGAACCAGCTCATGTAGGCCAGTAGCGTAGAAATTAGCTGCATCTGAAAACAGATGGCGCTCCGGTAGCCAGACTTCATCGGTTGAAGGTCTGAAAAAAGCGTTTTGTCCTTTCTCAATGATGTTTGCGCCGCTCTTCTGGAACAGATTTTCAGCCTCCGGCAACGGGTCAAAGGTTGTTTCCGGGCTGACTGTTTCAGTTGTCAGAGGCAAGCCGTCAATTTGTTCAACATTGAACACATTGAAGGTTTTCAGCATCGGGATCTGGTCGATTTCTCTGTCTTCGTTTTCTTTCTCTAAGGTTGTATAGAAAATGGCTGTAGTGCCGTGCTCGCCTTTGCGAACCTGCCCACCTACTGCCTGTGCTTGTTTGTAGGTCATCCAACGTGAATCACCGAAGCCCTGTTCTGACGCACTGCACCACAACAGCATGATATTCATTCCGCTATATGCGATACCGGTTGCGAAGTTAGAAGGCAACCCAGACATGCCCGGCACTCGTTGCCACGGGCAAGACCACGGTTTTACACCGGCTTCAAACGCTGCAATGATGTTATCTGTGACGGTCTGATAAATATCTGTTCTGGTGGTTTGAGAAAATTTCGTTTTTGAGGAGCCTGACTGCTCCAGCGGGGATACGCTGGTCGCCGCTGCGGTGTTAGGGGCGCTAGTCTGGGTATGCAGGGAAATGATCATGGTTTTTCTCCGTCAGTGGTGTGATTTTCGTCTTCGTATCGCCTTACGGTTCGCTTTCCCGACATCGTTCCGGCACGCAAGGGCGCAGCATGCGTGCCATTTACCCTTGCGGGACGGGTTGTGTTGGGAAACGATTAACCGGAAGCTATACGGGAACGGAAGGCACACGGGAGAAAAAACTGCCCCTGCATAGCCGGGCGTAGCGCCCCTTAGGCCGCAGCGGTGAAAAGTAGATTGGTGGTAATGAGCCGGAGATTGGCTCTCACAGGAACTTTTTGTAGGTGTTAGCATGCTTTCCTGCCGGTCGAGACGGTCCTGCTAACTGGGGGCGGTTTGTTCTTAAACTGTCTCGTTCCGGCGTCAATCACAACCGGATCCGGGCTGTCTCCTTATTGAGCTCCGTGTTCAGTTTATCTACCCGGGGTGAAAGATTTCTTGAAGCAGGCCACAGCGCCGTAGTCGGAGCATCATACTCAGAGGTCGTGACGGGTATCATCTTCAGTTCCCTTTTGGCGATTTCGTCTACGGTGCCAAGTTGACAGAAAAGCAATACCCGTCCCCTTACAGTTGCATCCCACAAGGATTCCGCATGGCTGACAATGTAGCGAATATTGGGTTCAATCAGGGTCACGTATGCCAAAAATTTAGCAGTTGTCACAACTAACGAATTGTCGCCGAAACGCTGGCAGCGTATTGTAGTTATGCTTTCCTAACGTTATGAATGTTAGTTGATTTTACATTCAAAAATTATAGTTACAGGTGGAACTATGACGATATTGCAGGAAATCTTGACTTGGACGCAGGGACTTCCTGCGTGGCAAAGCGATGCAGTTTCTCGCTTATTAGTGAAACAGGCGCTTACGCCACAGGATCATGAGGATTTGTATGCGTTACTCAAACTTAATTTTGGGATTCCTGACCCCAAAAATCGACAAGCTAAGCCGCTAACTGCCGATCAAATTCCAGTACAGGCTAAGAAAGACACAGATATCAAATTATTCACCATCAAGAATCTTCACAATGTTAATGCTATTGCAGAAAATCAGCAGTTGGTGATAAGCCCAACAGGCATGACTGTTATTTATGGTGATAATGGATCAGGCAAATCGGGATACTCACGAGTTTTGAAACAAGCCTGCCGTGCTCGCGATCAGTCAGAACCAGTTCATCCAAATGCTAATTTACCAGAAGTAAAAGCTGGCAATGCTCAGGCATCATTCAACATCACTATTGATGGTACTGACAAGGAGGTAACTTGGTACCAAGGAAAAGAAGCACCACCTGAACTTTCTTCTTTAGCTATCTTTGATACGCGTTGCGCTCGTGCCTATTTAGATAATGAGGATGACTTTTCCTATGTGCCATACGGTTTGGGTGTATTCGAAGCTCTTGCAAAAGTATGTCAACAACTAAAAGCCGCTATTGAGGCAGAGCAAAAACTATCAGCAGTAGATCTCACCGCATTTGCTCACCTAAATGGTGAAACTGCTGTAGGCAAGTTGATCTCAGCGCTCTCTGCGAAATCCAACATTGTACAAATTGAAGCCCTCGCAAATCTCAAACCAGAAGAACTTACATTACGAAATACACTAGAGAAAAGCCTCAAAGAGAACAACCCAAAAGAAAAAGCTGGTTTATTGCGCTTACGCGCACGCCGCGTTACAGCACTTGCCACAAACGTAATCGAAAAAGAGCTTATCGCCGGCCCAGAAGCTATTACAAAGTTTAAAGCCCTTGCTGATAAATTCCGTACAGCCCAAGCAGCAGCAGCTCTAGCCGCAAAAAACTTTAAGGAGGGGGAAAATCTTTTACCAGGGACGGGTGGCGAAGCATGGCGAGAACTATTCGATGCCGCACGAAAATTTGCTTTAGAAGCCCATCCAAATAAGCCGTTCCCTATTCTTGGACATGACGATGCGTGCCCGTTGTGCCAGCAACCACTGGCTGAAGGTGCGGAAAGATTGCTTCGATTTGAGTCTTTTATTCAAGCAGAGGCTGAAAAAAATGCTCAGACATGCCGTAAGGCACTCGCTGATGAATATCGCCCATTCAATGCCGCAGTTATCACGTTGAATTTTGATGAAATAACACAGGCGGAGATAGCCGAAATTGCCCCATCATTAGTTGTCGATATTAAGTCTTTCGAATCCGCATTGGCAGTTCGGCACGAAGCAATCAAAACGGCTATTGTTTCGCATAACTGGACTGGACTAAATACAGTATTAGACTCTCCGGTAGTTGAGTTAAAAGAGTTAGCAAACAAACTGAATACCGAAGCGGAATCCTTGGAAAAAGCTTCGAATGAAGAAGCTCGCGCTGCTTTAGTGAAACAATTTGGAGAATTGGATGCGCGACTAAGACTCAACCAAGTCAGGGAACCCGTACTTGCTGCAGTGACGAAACTTGGACACTTAGCAAAGCTCAAAAGCTGTCTTAGCGCGGTCAGAACAAATGCTATATCCAATAAAGCATCCGAACTAGCGGAAAAGGTCGTATCCAAAGAACTAGCCGACGCATTGAACCAGGAATTTAGAATGTTGGGAGTTGGTAGTTTGAGTGTTTCCCTGCAAAGCCGTACAGATCGAGGGAAAGCACTGCACAAGCTTAAACTTCATTTGCCACAAAGTCGCTCTCCTGGAGAAATATTGAGCGAAGGTGAACAACGAGCCATTGCACTCGGATCATTTCTAGCTGAAGTAGGGTTAAGCGGCAGCAAAGGGGGTGTAGTCTTCGACGATCCTGTATCTTCTCTAGACCATCGCCGACGTGAACGCGTTGCCAAACGCCTCGCAACCGAAGCGTTACAGCGACAAGTTATTATTTTCACCCATGACATCTACTTCCTCTGTTTGTTGACCGAAGAAGCAAAGCAAGCTGGTGCTACAGTGTTTACACAAAGCCTTACTCGCCGCGCAGAAGGCTTTGGTATTGCAGATCCTGAGTTGCCATTTGAGGGAAAAAATACAAGTAAACGCGTTGGAGCGTTGAAAGCGCAGCAACAGTTAATCGCCAAACTATATAAAGAAGGCGATGAGCAGGAGCACCAACGACAGACAGTTGACGCGTATTTTCGCTTACGCATGGCATGGGAACGAGCAGTAGAAGAAGTTCTCCTGCGCGAGGTTATCCTTCGCTTCCGCAAGGGCGTAGAAACACAAAGGCTGATTGGTGTTATTGTAGACGATAATGACTATGCACAAGTCCATGCGGGGATGAGTAGATGCTCCAACTACGCCCATGACAAAGCCATGGCGGGCGGCGTTGCAGTTCCTGACCCAGAGGAACTTCTTGCTGATATTCTCGCTCTAGAGAATTGGCGTATCCAAATACACAAACGCTCAGAAGATACAGCCAAGAAGCGTAAAATGGGACTAATTGTTACTGCGGTATAAAGACATATACCCTATGAGCCGGCTGTTCAATCTTTCCTGTATTTGCTCTCTAACAGCCGTTCACATCTTTTAACATTACATACGACAAAGGTCGTTTAGAAACTAAGGCTGGGAACGATCCGATAGCATCCTCCCAGCCACTGATAGGAAACCTGCACTCAATTTCCTATGATATACCCAGCTTGAATACGTAAAAGGTATGTAGCAACCATAGCATACCAACATTTTTTGAGGCTCATTGCTGTGTTGTACAAGTGGTTTTATTCTAGTAACTAGCTTCGTCGAAGCACCTTGCATAATTGTCAGTAATACCCGAACTCCAGACCGAGCATTAAAAAATTAATATACGGATAATATAAATATTTTTTCCAATTTATTAGCTGACAGATACACTAGTAAGGACAAAAGTCATGCTCAAGAATACGAGAAGCTCAAAAAAAAACGCACAGCATACTTTAACTAATGCAGATCGAGTTGATATCCTAACCTTTGGTGTCGGCCACGGAGATTGTCAGCTTATTGAGTTTTGGCTGCGGGATACGCTCACTTTCCGTCTTCTATACGATGGAGGCTTAGCTATGTCTTCAGCCCTTGTTTCTCACCTA contains these protein-coding regions:
- a CDS encoding HEPN domain-containing protein yields the protein MISNSKAFEVLKGQTQSTLDFAVLCCQAVPALKGYIKALEHGSVDKLPDADYFKGEPNIEQLKGFSSKYKKNLGKLLFINTFSYFESYFKDLISEIENFHGGKEAFRDAALKKQKKHMNIHSDQQLILNSNKLREYKKQTHLLKYTKHISALEHTDFRFPSEMLSTFGLIELFKNYSDLKASEIPHVAEYAFGVEISSMELEVYSKYRDLRNKIAHGKISEVEFKEAIEMNYFMRTLALKIDKQVVRNFFLIEFV
- a CDS encoding ArdC family protein, which codes for MIISLHTQTSAPNTAAATSVSPLEQSGSSKTKFSQTTRTDIYQTVTDNIIAAFEAGVKPWSCPWQRVPGMSGLPSNFATGIAYSGMNIMLLWCSASEQGFGDSRWMTYKQAQAVGGQVRKGEHGTTAIFYTTLEKENEDREIDQIPMLKTFNVFNVEQIDGLPLTTETVSPETTFDPLPEAENLFQKSGANIIEKGQNAFFRPSTDEVWLPERHLFSDAANFYATGLHELVHWSGGKKRLNREMRGRFGSADYAEEELVAELGSAFLMADLGIDGEVLHESYIASWLKALKNDKRYIFKAASAASKAHRYLMDKA
- a CDS encoding AAA family ATPase, translating into MTILQEILTWTQGLPAWQSDAVSRLLVKQALTPQDHEDLYALLKLNFGIPDPKNRQAKPLTADQIPVQAKKDTDIKLFTIKNLHNVNAIAENQQLVISPTGMTVIYGDNGSGKSGYSRVLKQACRARDQSEPVHPNANLPEVKAGNAQASFNITIDGTDKEVTWYQGKEAPPELSSLAIFDTRCARAYLDNEDDFSYVPYGLGVFEALAKVCQQLKAAIEAEQKLSAVDLTAFAHLNGETAVGKLISALSAKSNIVQIEALANLKPEELTLRNTLEKSLKENNPKEKAGLLRLRARRVTALATNVIEKELIAGPEAITKFKALADKFRTAQAAAALAAKNFKEGENLLPGTGGEAWRELFDAARKFALEAHPNKPFPILGHDDACPLCQQPLAEGAERLLRFESFIQAEAEKNAQTCRKALADEYRPFNAAVITLNFDEITQAEIAEIAPSLVVDIKSFESALAVRHEAIKTAIVSHNWTGLNTVLDSPVVELKELANKLNTEAESLEKASNEEARAALVKQFGELDARLRLNQVREPVLAAVTKLGHLAKLKSCLSAVRTNAISNKASELAEKVVSKELADALNQEFRMLGVGSLSVSLQSRTDRGKALHKLKLHLPQSRSPGEILSEGEQRAIALGSFLAEVGLSGSKGGVVFDDPVSSLDHRRRERVAKRLATEALQRQVIIFTHDIYFLCLLTEEAKQAGATVFTQSLTRRAEGFGIADPELPFEGKNTSKRVGALKAQQQLIAKLYKEGDEQEHQRQTVDAYFRLRMAWERAVEEVLLREVILRFRKGVETQRLIGVIVDDNDYAQVHAGMSRCSNYAHDKAMAGGVAVPDPEELLADILALENWRIQIHKRSEDTAKKRKMGLIVTAV